One Castanea sativa cultivar Marrone di Chiusa Pesio chromosome 4, ASM4071231v1 DNA window includes the following coding sequences:
- the LOC142632114 gene encoding flavonol 3-O-glucosyltransferase UGT89B1-like produces MSTTKSKTKLHIVAYPYPTAGHIIPLLDLTHLLLTHGLNVTVLVTPNNVHLLEPYLSTHPSSLKHLVLPAPDITPPPHKRLLVNVRALRDLHYPILLQWFQSHPSPPVAIISDFFLGWTHHLACELKLPRLCFSPSGAFAMSVAFSMCCDPPKNNDPDEDINFLISLPKVPNSPTYPWWQIPPQYRNEFEADPDWEFYRNSMLANFVSWGIVFNSFANLESVYFDHLKREVGHNRVWAVGPVLPLEGDLIGLATRGGASSVPCHELMTWLDAQLDHSVVYVCFGSRVVLTSKQLNVLVTALECSGVHFILCARVPDDQGSTLNRFKDCVGDRGLVIKGGWAPQVAILRHRVVGSFLTHCGWNSVLEGLISGVVMLTWPMGADQFTNALLLVDQLGVAIRAGEGTENIPNSNELARLLVVSLDKIKPQNVRAKELSDVALSAVKGGSSDKDLDELIKQLADIKKLE; encoded by the coding sequence ATGTCCACCACGAAGTCCAAGACCAAACTCCACATCGTTGCTTATCCTTACCCAACCGCAGGCCACATCATCCCTCTCCTAGACCTCACCCACCTGTTACTCACCCACGGCCTAAACGTCACCGTTTTAGTCACCCCCAACAACGTCCATTTACTTGAACCATACCTCTCCACCCACCCATCTTCTCTCAAACACTTGGTTCTCCCGGCCCCAGATATCACTCCTCCTCCACATAAGAGACTTCTCGTTAACGTTCGCGCCTTGCGTGACCTTCACTATCCTATCCTACTCCAATGGTTCCAGTCTCACCCTTCACCACCTGTGGCTATCATATCTGATTTTTTCCTCGGCTGGACCCACCACCTTGCCTGTGAGCTTAAACTGCCACGTCTCTGCTTCTCGCCCTCCGGTGCTTTTGCGATGTCCGTAGCCTTTTCAATGTGCTGTGACCCACCCAAAAACAATGATCCCGATGAGGATATCAATTTCCTAATTTCATTACCCAAGGTCCCGAATTCCCCGACTTACCCTTGGTGGCAGATCCCTCCACAATATAGAAACGAATTTGAAGCTGACCCAGATTGGGAATTTTACAGAAACAGCATGCTGGCTAATTTCGTGAGTTGGGGGATTGTGTTTAACTCATTCGCCAATTTGGAAAGCGTGTACTTTGACCATTTGAAGAGAGAGGTTGGGCACAATCGAGTGTGGGCGGTAGGACCTGTATTGCCACTTGAAGGTGATTTGATTGGATTGGCTACTAGAGGTGGGGCCAGCTCAGTGCCATGTCACGAGCTTATGACGTGGCTGGATGCTCAGCTTGATCACTCTGTTGTTTACGTGTGCTTTGGAAGTCGTGTTGTGTTGACAAGTAAGCAATTAAATGTTCTTGTAACAGCATTAGAGTGTAGTGGGGTCCATTTTATTTTGTGCGCGAGGGTGCCTGATGATCAAGGTTCAACTCTCAATAGGTTCAAAGATTGTGTGGGTGATAGGGGATTAGTGATCAAGGGGGGGTGGGCCCCACAAGTGGCTATACTGAGGCATCGAGTTGTAGGTTCATTCTTGACTCATTGTGGGTGGAACTCAGTGTTAGAAGGGCTTATCTCGGGAGTTGTGATGTTGACATGGCCAATGGGTGCAGACCAGTTTACTAATGCCTTGTTGTTGGTCGACCAATTAGGTGTGGCAATTAGAGCTGGCGAGGGCACTGAAAATATTCCAAACTCTAATGAGTTGGCACGATTATTGGTAGTTTCACTTGACAAAATTAAGCCCCAAAATGTTCGAGCCAAAGAGTTGAGTGATGTGGCCTTGAGCGCGGTCAAGGGAGGAAGCTCCGACAAAGATTTGGATGAATTGATCAAACAATTAGCTGACATCAAAAAATTAGAGTGA
- the LOC142632748 gene encoding uncharacterized protein LOC142632748 — protein MFTPTLEVLQNIIDDAIDGEHQAEIKLAYDGLTSFEFVFIVHLEKETMEITDKLCQALQSQSQDILNAMHLVSSIEALIQKFRDDGWDGLLTTLISFCEKHSINVPNMNARYVARRGRARNQQDNITIEHYYRVNIFYSAIDSQLQELNHQFNEDAMELLRLSSALEPRKALKSFRSSDLCLLASIHALKICYNGLKHHTTTQRRGSRGGWKERGWRSHRLGPWPLWSKLGLASSNRCRTNGTHDGKEMRIRDRDRKMKNDPHDS, from the exons ATGTTTACTCCAACTcttgaagttttacaaaatataattgatgATGCAATTGATGGAGAACATCAGGCAGAAATAAAGTTAGCTTATGATGGTTTAACTTCATTTGAATTTGTCTTCATCGTGCATCTTGAGAAGGAAACTATGGAGATCACTGATAAACTTTGTCAAGCTTTGCAAAGCCAATCTCAAGACATTTTAAATGCCATGCATTTAGTTTCATCTATTGAAGCACTTATCCAAAAATTTAGAGATGATGGATGGGATGGCTTACTCACCACTTTGATATCATTTTGTGAGAAGCATTCCATTAATGTCCCAAATATGAATGCTCGTTATGTTGCGAGGCGAGGTCGAGCTCGTAATCAACAAGATAACATTACAATTGAGCATTATTATcgagtaaatattttttattctgcAATAGATTCTCAACTACAGGAACTAAATCATCAGTTTAATGAAGATGCAATGGAGTTACTTAGGCTTAGCTCAGCTTTAGAACCTCGAAAGGCATTAAAATCTTTCAGAAGTAGTGATCTTTGTTTGTTG GCAAGTATCCATGCGCTCAAAATTTGCTATAATGGCCTCAAGCATCACACCACCACTCAAAGAAGAGGGAGCAGAGGTGGATGGAAGGAAAGGGGCTGGAGGAGTCATCGTCTTGGTCCGTGGCCGCTTTGGTCAAAGCTGGGCCTCGCTTCGTCGAACAGATGCCGCACTAATGGCACCCATGACGGTAAAGAGATGAGAATTAGGGATAGAGATAGGAAAATGAAGAATGATCCGCATGATAGTTGA
- the LOC142632749 gene encoding uncharacterized protein LOC142632749, with protein MVDEARDEFMKEQMAMVFRYVDAEGFVKEHFFGLTHVVDTADLTLKKGIYSLLSQHCLNIKIFESKDMMEQATCEIKIVNASCKRNEQLKVANANEIARLIDLEELEIESGLNQIGTLQQPVETHWSSQ; from the exons ATGGTTGATGAAGCTCGTGATGAGTTCATGAAAGAGCAAATGGCTATGGTTTTTAGATATGTTGATGCAGAAGGCTTTGTGAAAGAACATTTTTTTGGGCTTACTCATGTTGTTGACACTGCGGATTTGACTCTAAAGAAGGGGATATATTCTTTGTTATCTCAACATtgcttaaatataaaaatattcgAGAGCAAGGATATGATGGAGCAAGCAACATGCGAG ATCAAAATTGTTAATGCTTCATGCAAGCGTAATGAGCAATTGAAAGTTGCCAATGCTAATGAAATAGCACGTTTGATTGATCTTGAAGAGCTTGAGATTGAAAGTGGACTTAATCAAATTGGCACTTTACAACAACCTGTAGAAACACATTGGAGttcacaatga
- the LOC142632115 gene encoding UDP-glycosyltransferase 89B2-like → MSTTKSKTNLHIVAYPYPTAGHIIPLLDHTHLLLTRGLNVTVLVTPSNVHLLEPYLSTHPSSLKHLVLPAPDITPHTRLVADVRALRDLHYPILLQWFQSQPSPPVAIISDFFLGWTHNLACELKVPRLCFSPSGAFGMSVAFSMSRDPPKNNDPGEDINFLISLPKVPNSPTYPWWQIPPHFRIRNDLEADPDWEFHRNSMLANFESWGIVFNSFASLESVYFDHLKREVGHNQVWAVGPVLPLECDLIGSATRGGASSVPCHELMTWLDAQLDNSVVYMCFGSRAVLTSKQLNVLTTALECSGVHFILCAGMPNDQGSILDGFRDRVGGRGLVIKGWAPQVAILRHRVVGSFLTHCGWNSVLEGLISGVVMLTWPMGAE, encoded by the coding sequence ATGTCCACCACCAAGTCCAAGACCAACCTCCACATCGTTGCTTATCCTTACCCAACCGCAGGCCACATCATCCCCCTCCTAGACCACACCCACCTGTTACTCACCCGCGGCCTAAACGTCACCGTTTTGGTCACCCCCAGCAACGTCCACTTACTTGAACCATACCTCTCCACCCACCCATCTTCTCTCAAACACTTGGTTCTCCCGGCCCCAGATATCACTCCACATACGAGACTCGTCGCTGACGTGCGCGCCTTGCGTGACCTTCACTATCCTATCCTACTCCAATGGTTCCAGTCTCAACCCTCACCACCTGTGGCTATCATATCTGATTTTTTCCTCGGCTGGACCCACAACCTTGCCTGTGAGCTTAAAGTGCCACGTCTCTGCTTCTCGCCCTCCGGTGCTTTTGGTATGTCTGTAGCTTTTTCTATGAGCCGTGACCCACCCAAAAACAATGATCCCGGTGAGGATATCAATTTCCTAATTTCATTACCTAAGGTCCCGAATTCCCCGACGTACCCTTGGTGGCAGATCCCTCCACATTTTAGAATTAGAAACGATCTTGAAGCTGACCCAGATTGGGAATTTCACAGAAACAGCATGCTGGCTAATTTCGAGAGTTGGGGAATTGTGTTTAACTCGTTCGCCAGTTTGGAGAGTGTGTACTTCGACCATTTGAAGAGAGAGGTTGGGCACAATCAAGTGTGGGCGGTAGGACCTGTATTGCCACTTGAATGTGATTTGATTGGATCGGCTACTAGAGGTGGGGCCAGCTCTGTGCCATGTCACGAGCTTATGACGTGGCTGGATGCTCAGCTTGACAACTCTGTTGTTTACATGTGCTTTGGAAGTCGTGCTGTGTTGACAAGCAAGCAATTAAACGTTCTCACCACAGCATTGGAGTGTAGTGGGGTCCATTTTATTCTGTGCGCGGGAATGCCTAATGATCAAGGTTCAATTCTTGATGGGTTCAGAGATCGTGTGGGTGGTAGGGGATTAGTGATCAAGGGGTGGGCTCCACAGGTGGCTATACTAAGGCATCGAGTTGTAGGTTCATTCTTGACTCATTGTGGGTGGAACTCGGTGTTGGAAGGGCTTATCTCGGGAGTTGTGATGTTGACATGGCCAATGGGTGCAGAGTAG